The following coding sequences are from one Chloroflexaceae bacterium window:
- a CDS encoding META domain-containing protein, which translates to MLVFSPCQATPLAFPLARGLVPRQKICAMVESLALFGLPISEPLTETIEGKDYTVQWFERARFELHPANRPPFNVLAGRLGAEVLAYQGAADPLRGAAWRLASFGLFEAPEAVCPERPATLSFEARRVSGFSGCNNLSGSYRATAETLTFGPPTSTPAACTDEALTRQEREILNRGYEVITRGRPTTVEVIVQPVS; encoded by the coding sequence ATGCTGGTTTTCAGCCCCTGCCAAGCCACCCCGCTGGCCTTTCCACTCGCCCGGGGGCTGGTCCCGCGCCAGAAGATATGTGCTATGGTGGAGAGCCTGGCACTCTTCGGGCTGCCGATCTCGGAGCCGTTGACCGAGACTATCGAGGGGAAGGATTATACGGTACAATGGTTCGAGCGGGCGCGCTTCGAGCTTCACCCGGCGAACCGTCCGCCATTCAACGTTCTGGCTGGTCGCCTGGGGGCCGAAGTGCTCGCCTATCAGGGCGCCGCCGACCCGCTACGGGGCGCAGCCTGGCGCCTGGCAAGCTTTGGCCTGTTCGAGGCCCCCGAAGCCGTGTGCCCCGAACGCCCGGCGACCCTGAGCTTCGAGGCCAGGCGGGTGAGCGGCTTCAGCGGCTGTAACAACCTTAGCGGCTCTTACCGGGCCACTGCCGAGACGCTTACCTTCGGCCCGCCGACCTCGACGCCGGCCGCGTGCACCGATGAGGCCCTTACCCGGCAGGAGCGCGAGATCCTCAATCGGGGTTATGAGGTTATCACCCGCGGTCGCCCGACCACGGTGGAGGTGATTGTGCAGCCAGTATCATAG
- a CDS encoding patatin-like phospholipase family protein produces MFAPKPSGPIRVAIACQGGGSHTAFTAGVLKPLLRAEEAGRYKIVGLSGTSGGAICAALAWYGLMKQARGEWDRDQVIAVLDSFWRDNMAQSLWEQIWNAWTVSLVRLHASGKLPELKTSPYRPEVVVATELARRLAPRQEFFDLRLLLEKHLKLDEIPQPVIEPRLLIGAVAVLSGRFKAFDSMAAEISIDSILASTTLPTLFQGVRIGDEVYWDGLFSQNPPIREFLSKVDVSLKPDEIWIIRINRQEISEEPTSVEEIEDRRNALAGNISLNHEIDVINKINAWLADSLIRSKLSGLKPVAIHSIWMSDALREKLTFVSKLNRDPGFLTELMNDGEMQGEAFLVHREAAGW; encoded by the coding sequence ATGTTCGCGCCGAAACCCAGTGGGCCGATCCGGGTCGCCATTGCCTGCCAGGGGGGTGGAAGCCACACCGCCTTCACCGCCGGGGTTCTCAAGCCGCTGCTACGCGCCGAGGAGGCCGGAAGGTATAAGATCGTTGGTTTGAGCGGCACCTCCGGCGGGGCGATCTGCGCCGCCCTGGCCTGGTACGGCCTGATGAAGCAAGCCCGCGGTGAATGGGATCGCGATCAGGTGATCGCCGTCCTTGACAGCTTCTGGCGCGACAACATGGCCCAATCTCTCTGGGAGCAAATCTGGAACGCCTGGACTGTGAGCCTGGTGCGGTTACATGCTTCGGGCAAACTGCCTGAACTGAAGACCAGCCCCTACCGGCCCGAGGTGGTCGTTGCCACCGAGCTGGCCAGACGCCTGGCCCCACGCCAGGAGTTCTTCGACCTGCGCCTGCTGCTCGAAAAGCACCTCAAGCTCGATGAGATCCCCCAGCCGGTGATCGAACCGCGCCTGCTGATCGGCGCCGTGGCGGTGCTCTCCGGGCGCTTCAAGGCCTTCGACTCGATGGCCGCCGAAATCTCAATTGACTCGATCCTCGCCTCCACCACCCTGCCGACGCTGTTCCAGGGCGTCCGCATTGGCGATGAGGTGTATTGGGACGGGCTGTTTTCGCAGAATCCACCCATCCGCGAGTTCCTGAGCAAGGTTGATGTGAGTCTCAAGCCCGATGAGATCTGGATCATTCGCATTAACCGCCAGGAGATCAGCGAGGAACCCACCAGTGTGGAGGAGATCGAGGATCGCCGTAATGCTCTGGCTGGCAATATCTCTCTAAACCACGAGATTGACGTCATTAACAAGATCAATGCCTGGCTTGCCGATAGCCTGATACGCAGCAAACTCTCCGGGCTGAAGCCGGTGGCCATTCACTCGATCTGGATGAGCGACGCGCTGAGGGAGAAACTCACCTTCGTCTCGAAACTGAACCGCGACCCCGGGTTTCTCACCGAGTTGATGAACGATGGCGAGATGCAGGGCGAGGCGTTCCTGGTGCATCGCGAAGCTGCGGGGTGGTAG
- a CDS encoding WYL domain-containing protein, translating into MNHPTGGTKRSSWLTFRRRLLLVRTLLRGPASSAELVARINEELGEQGYPAAAAAALKHDFDALKGEYGCQIRYDRRMRQYVLHDLGELALLDLPDACMEALAFLDASFPPGSGLPEHVHVRALLERVQLLLPPARQAQLRRQRPALRLPLNTGARPIDPRVLELVKRACEQRRELAFDYLSTFDLDTPRRHRVAPYGVVFRPEGHGYLDATLLEVTPRGGETIHAAIDYRLDRIVPGTVEILPAVLPPERIPAPRYHVRYTLAPQIARRRDVASYFPDTSITYHPDGSATVTATVTNLWQTRQILLRYGDGCVVLEPPELIELFAQTARGLHAIYGERPEPERSG; encoded by the coding sequence ATGAATCACCCCACTGGCGGCACCAAGCGCAGTTCCTGGCTGACCTTCCGGCGGCGCTTGCTGCTGGTGCGCACGCTTCTGCGCGGCCCTGCCAGCAGCGCCGAACTGGTGGCGCGCATCAACGAAGAGCTGGGCGAACAGGGCTACCCGGCAGCGGCGGCGGCAGCGCTCAAGCACGACTTCGACGCGTTGAAGGGGGAGTATGGCTGCCAGATCCGCTACGACCGCCGGATGCGCCAGTACGTGCTCCACGATCTGGGTGAACTGGCCCTGCTCGACCTGCCCGACGCCTGCATGGAGGCCCTGGCCTTCCTCGACGCCAGTTTTCCCCCTGGCAGCGGCTTACCTGAACACGTTCACGTGCGGGCGCTGCTGGAACGGGTGCAACTGCTGCTCCCGCCAGCGCGCCAGGCGCAGTTGCGCCGCCAGCGCCCGGCCCTGCGCCTGCCCTTGAACACGGGCGCGCGGCCGATTGACCCGCGGGTGCTCGAACTCGTCAAGCGCGCCTGTGAGCAGCGCCGCGAACTGGCCTTCGACTACCTGAGCACCTTTGACCTCGATACGCCGCGCCGCCACCGCGTTGCGCCATACGGCGTCGTTTTTCGCCCCGAAGGCCACGGCTACCTGGACGCCACCCTGCTTGAAGTGACCCCCCGCGGCGGTGAAACGATCCACGCCGCCATTGACTACCGCCTGGACCGGATCGTGCCGGGGACGGTGGAGATCCTGCCCGCCGTGCTGCCGCCGGAGCGCATCCCTGCCCCGCGCTACCACGTTCGTTACACGCTGGCGCCACAGATCGCCCGCCGCCGCGATGTCGCCAGTTATTTCCCCGATACCAGCATCACTTACCATCCCGATGGCAGCGCCACCGTTACCGCCACGGTCACCAACCTCTGGCAGACGCGGCAGATCCTCCTGCGCTACGGGGACGGCTGCGTCGTGCTGGAGCCGCCGGAGCTGATCGAGTTGTTCGCCCAGACCGCCCGTGGTCTGCACGCGATCTATGGCGAACGGCCCGAGCCGGAGCGGTCGGGCTGA